A single region of the Pelobates fuscus isolate aPelFus1 chromosome 4, aPelFus1.pri, whole genome shotgun sequence genome encodes:
- the PDE7A gene encoding high affinity 3',5'-cyclic-AMP phosphodiesterase 7A isoform X2: MGIALIWSIALILIKWITSKRRGAISYDSSDQTALYIRMLGDVRVRSRAGFETERRGSHPYIDFRILHSHSEIEISLSARNIRRLLSFQRYLRSSRFFRGVNAQNSLYILDDGYNGQAKCMLEKVGNWNFDIFLFDRLTNGNSLVSLTFHLLSQNGLIDHFQLDMVKLRRFLVMVQEDYHSQNPYHNAVHAADVTQAMYCYLKEPKLAKSFTPWDVLLGVIAAATHDLDHPGVNQSFLIKTNHYLATLYKNTSVLENHHWRSAVGLLRESGLFAHLSAEDRQRMESQLGSIILATDISRQNEYLSQFRTHLDKGELCLENSAHRHFILQMALKCADICNPCRTWELSKQWSEKVTEEFFYQGDVERKCNLDLSPLCDRLTSNIANIQIGFITYLVEPLFVEWARFSNTRLSQTMLGHVGLNKASWKGMLQERSSSEEADPAFDDTD, encoded by the exons GAGATGTCCGGGTAAGAAGTCGAGCTGGATTTGAAACTGAACGTCGAGGCTCTCATCCATACATTGACTTTCGTATTTTGCACT CACATTCAGAAATTGAGATATCTTTGTCTGCAAGAAACATTCGGAGGTTGCTAAGTTTCCAACGGTACCTAAGATCCTCTCGTTTCTTCCGTGGTGTCAATGCACAGAATTCCTTATACATTTTAGATGATGGTTATAACGGACAAGCTAAG tgcatgttggaaaaagtcggaaacTGGAATTTCGATATATTTCTTTTTGATAGATTAACAAACG GAAATAGTCTTGTCTCATTAACGTTTCATCTCTTGAGCCAAAATGGACTAATAGATCACTTCCAGTTGGATATGGTGAAGCTTCGGAGGTTTCTAG TTATGGTTCAAGAAGATTATCATAGTCAAAATCCATATCACAATGCAGTCCACGCTGCTGATGTGACTCAGGCCATGTACTGTTATTTAAAAGAACCTAAG CTTGCCAAGTCTTTTACTCCATGGGATGTCCTACTGGGTGTGATTGCAGCTGCAACTCATGATTTGGATCATCCTGGTGTAAATCAGTCTTTTCTAATAAAAACAAACCACTACTTAGCAACTTTATACAAG AATACCTCAGTATTAGAAAACCACCACTGGAGGTCAGCAGTGGGTTTGTTGCGAGAATCGGGTTTGTTCGCACATCTGTCTGCAGAAGACAG ACAACGCATGGAAAGCCAGTTAGGCTCCATCATTCTTGCTACAGACATCAGTCGACAAAATGAATACCTTTCTCAGTTCAGAACCCATCTGGATAAAGGAGAGTTATGTCTTGAAAATAGTGCCCACAGACACTTCATACTACAG ATGGCATTGAAATGTGCGGATATCTGTAACCCATGCCGAACCTGGGAGCTGAGTAAGCAGTGGAGTGAAAAAGTAACAGAGGAATTCTTCTATCAGG GAGATGTTGAAAGAAAATGTAACCTGGATCTGAGTCCTCTGTGTGATCGACTTACATCAAACATTGCCAATATTCAGATTG GTTTTATCACATACTTGGTGGAGCCATTATTTGTGGAGTGGGCCCGGTTCAGCAATACCAGGCTGTCACAGACAATGCTGGGTCACGTCGGACTCAACAAAGCCAGTTGGAAGGGAATGCTTCAGGAGCGGTCAAGCAGCGAGGAAGCTGATCCTGCATTTGACGATACAGACTGA